CTGATGAAGCCTATGACGCCAGAGTCGGCGTCCCGGATCGGGTCTATTCGCGCAAGGCCTGCTTTCTTGATCCGGCTACCGATTCGGCTGAGATCCCCGGGCTGGGGATTGACGCCGGCTTTCTCGCCAGGCTCGACCCCATGTTCCGGCTGCTGCTGCGGGTTGGTCAGCAGACTCTGGCCGATGTGCGCGGGAAAAAACCGCGGCCGGCCCAGTCCGGCATCATCATCGGTAACCTGGCTTTGCCCAGTGAAAAATCTTCCGCGTTGGCGCGCGCTTTTCTCGGTCAGACCTTTGTCGAACAACTCTCTGCCGAGAGACAGCTCTCCTTACCGGAACACCAGTTGGAACCCCTCAATCACTATGTCGCTGGCTTGCCGGCATCGCTGCTGGCCAGAGCCATCGGCTTTCAGCGGACCTGCTTTACCGTTGATGCGGCCTGCGCTTCATCATTGTATGCCATCAAGCTCGCCGTCGATGAACTGCTGTCCGGGCGGGCCGATGCCATGCTCGCCGGGGGACTATCGCGGCCCGACTCCCTCTATACGCAGATGGGGTTCTCTCAGCTCAGGGCGCTCTCTCCAAGCGGGACCTGCTCGCCGTTTGATCGTAACGGCAACGGTCTGGTGGTCGGTGAAGGCTGCGGTCTGGTGTTGCTGAAACGGACCCAGGATGCCGTGCGTGACGGTGATCGAATCTACGCGGTGATTCGCGGGATCGGGCTCTCCAACGATCTGGGAGGGAATCTGCTGGCTCCGGCTGCGGAAGGCCAGCTGCGGGCCATGCGCGACGCCTACAAACAGGCTGGTTGGACCCCTGATGTGGTCGATCTGATCGAATGTCACGCGACTGGAACCCCGGTCGGTGATGCGGTGGAATTTTCCAGTCTCTCGCAGCTCTGGCAGGACAGTTCCTGGCGACCGGGGCAATGTGTCATCGGTTCGGCGAAAGCGAATATCGGCCATCTGTTGACTGCCGCCGGATCCGCCGCGCTGCTGAAGACCCTTGTGGCCATGAAGTCTGAGATTTTACCGCCAACGGTCAACTTCGCTGAGCCTGCGGCAGGGATCGATCTGGACAGCAGTCCATTTCGCATTCTCAAGCGTTCTGAGCATTGGGAACGGCGGGCCGGACAACCGCGTCGCGCCGCGGTCAGTGCATTCGGTTTTGGCGGCATCAACGCCCATCTGCTGATTGAAGAGTGGCGACCCGCAGCAGGGAAAAGAAACCCGGTCCGGATTCATCCGTCTTCCAAGAAAAAACAGCAGCCGGTGGCCATCGTTGGGATGGCGACCCATTTCGGCGATCTGGACAGCCTGGACAAATTTGCCCGGCAGCTGTTTCAGGATGCCACGCCCAGGTCACCCGAAGCGGTCACCAATTGGTGGGGTGCGGAAACCAGCCGCTGGTTACGCCAAACGTTGCCTGATTCTGTAGCAGCGCAGGGTTACCCCCTGACTGAGGTTTCCGCCGTTGCCGGCGAATTCAGAATCCCACCACTGGAACTGGCGGAAATGCTGCCACGGCAACTGGCGATGCTGAAAGTAGCTGCCGCAGCGTTGGCCGACGCTGATCTGACTGCTGCTGACCTGCTTTTTGCCGGGGTCTTTATCGGCTGCGGCCTTGATCTGAATGCAACCAACTTCAGCTTTCGCTGGGCACTGGAAAAATATGCCCCGCGCTGGGCTCAGGAACTTGGGTTGGAGCTGGATGAGCAGCAAATGGGCGAGTGGATCGCCCAACTGCGGACGGCCGCCGGCCCGGCCCTGAGCGCCAATAGAACCATGGGTGCTCTGGGGAGTACCGTGGCGAGCCGGGTCGCCAAGGAATTCCGCATTGGCGGACCCAGCTTCACCCTCTCCAGCGAGGAAACTTCAGGGCTCAGTGCGTTGCAGGCCGGCATTCATGCCTTGCAGGAAGGGTCCATTACCCGGGCGATTGTCGGTGCTGTCGATTTTGCAGCAGATCTGCGTGCCGTGTTAAGCAGGCAACTGGGTGGCACCTTGGCAGAGGATACCCTGATCGGCGAAGGTGCCGCGGCTCTCGTCCTGAAACGCCTGGCTGATGCCAAGCAGGATGGCGACCGGATTTATGCCGTGATCAGTGGCATCGACAGTGTTATTGCCGGTTCGCCCGAACAGCAGGGGCGGGATGATGACTCCTGGCTCGGTTCGTTACAGGGGGCCTGCGCTCATGCCGGGATCAAACCCTGCCAGCTTGACGCCGTCATCTCCGGCAGCAGCGGTCCGGCAGCGTTTTTAAACCGTGATGTGGCGGGGTTGAACAAACTGTTGGCCGACCGGGACGACAACCGACCCTGGAGTCTTTCCGCCGTGGTCGATTATATCGGCGACAGTGGCGGGGCAGGGGGCTTGGCAGCGGTTGTCCAGGCGGCGCTCTGTTTGCATCGTCGGCTGCTTTCAGGAACCGCCACGGGTGCTGCCGTCCAAGCCGCCGCAAGCGGCAACTGCTGGACCCCGCAGGCGCCTCAGTATTGGTTGCATAATCGTGTCCGCGGGCCGCGCCGCATGTTGGTCAGCGATCTCGGCTTTGACCATTCAGCACTGCATGCGGTCCTGGAAGAATATCAGGGCCCCGAGCAGGAGCGAGCCGAGCTCAGCGATGGCCTGACCCTGCCTGCTGCTGAAGCGCTGTTCGTTATTGAAGGTGATTCACCGGCCCAGCTCTTGGACGGTTTGGCCCAATTGCAGGATCTGGTTCGGGCACTGACCGGAAAGCCGCTTGCCGTTATGGCGCGCCGCTGGTTTGAAGCCCATCCTCCACAACCGCAGTTGCCTCTCTGTATCAGCCTGGTGAGTGCCGCTGAGCAGGAATTGAACGAGCTGATCAGCTACGCCGAACAGGCCCTCAGAAGCAATCCTGAACAGAGTTTAGGCCGACAATCCGGCCATGGCGATGGCAATGGGACCCTGTTGCCGCCGGCGTTGCGGGAGCGGATTTTTTACTCTGCCGATCCCCTGACCAGGCAGGGCAAAGTCGCCTTTGTTTTTCCTGGCTCCGGCAACCATTTTGCCGGGATGGGGCGCGAACTATCACTGTTCCGACCGGACATCTATGCGACCCAGGAACAGAGCAGCCAGCTGCTGGCAGATCAATATCAGCCCTGGCGGTTCTGGAACCAGGAGTTGCAGTCGCAACTCCATGAGGATCATAACGCCCTGGTGATTTCTCATGTTGCCTTGTGTACGGCCCTTCATGATCTGCTGCGCAATTTCAATATCCACCCGCAAATGATCAGTGGCTACAGCCTGGGCGAGTCTTCCGGACTGTTCTCTTCCGGTGCCTGGCGCGAGCGGGATGGAATGCTCAAACGCCTGAAAACCTCGGCACTGTTTACCGATGAGTTGGCCGGAGCCTGTCAGGCCGCTCGCCGGGTCTGGAATCTGCCTGCCCACGAGCCGGTCGATTGGTCCCTTGGTATTGTCAATGTACCGGCTGACAAAGTGCGTTCGCTGCTTCAGGGGCGCGACAGAGTTTATCTGCTGATCGTCAATACCTATCGCGAATGTGTGATCGGCGGCCAGCGTACCGAGGTGGAAAGGCTGGTCCGCGATCTCGGCTGCCATTTCATCCCTCTGCAAGGGGTGACCACGGTCCACTGTGAAGTCACCAAGGCTGTGGCCGAGGCCTATCGACGGCTGCACCTGTTTGAGGTCACACCGCCGCCGGGGATCGATTACTACAGCTGTGCACTGGGGAAAAAATACCCGCTGACCTCCGCCAACGCTGCTGATGTCATTCTTGCCCAGGCTTTGGATACTATCGACTATCCGCGGGTGATCGAGCAGCTTTATGCTGATGGGGCGCGGCTGTTTCTGGAAGTCGGTCCCGGCAATTCCTGCAGCCGGATGATTAACAGCATCCTTGCGGAACGGCCGCATCTGTCCCGTTCTTTGTGTGCTCCGGGGGTTGCTGAAGCCACCCAGCTGTTACGCTTGTTGGCCCACTGTCTGGCTGAGCGGGTGCCGGTCGATTTTGCCCAGCTTTACCCGGTGACCAAAACACAGCCCGAAAATATCGCTGCCCGTGACAACCGCAAGATCGCCATTCGCTCTGGGGGAGAAGCTTTTTCACCACAGCTTCCCGATGTTAAATATGTCAAAAAAACAGTAACTAATGAATCTGTTATTGATAAAATGGATGAAGAAATTATCAGGCCGATAAAGAGTCCGCAGGCTGCCCCGGAAGCTGCCCCGGAAGCTGGTATGGGCGGCGGGGTTGCCGCAACCATGACCCGGCTGTTGCAATCCGGCGCCGCTGCCCACGAAGCTTACCTCAACTTTGCTAAATCCATGGAACAGGCGCTGAGCAGCAATATTCGGCAGCAATTGGGCCTGCTCCAGCAGTTTGAGGCCAGCGGGCAATCTTTGCCCGAAGACCTTTTCCCGGCCGCACCGCTGAGCGCAGACGACAAACAGCCGAGCGCTGCCGCGCCGAGTCCGCCGCAACCGGAGTCGGTCCCGGTTGCCTTTGACCGAGCCATGTGTCTGGAGTTCGCCATCGGTTCCGTCGGCAAAATGCTCGGTCCCGACTTTGCCGCTGTCGATCAGTTTCCAACCCGGGTTCGTTTGCCGGACGAACCGCTGATGCTGGTTGACCGCATTCTGAGCGTGGAGGGTGAACCCAAATCCATGACTCAGGGACGGGTGGTGACCGAACATGATGTGACCCCGGAGCGCTGGTATCTCGACGGGTTGCGGATTCCAACCTGCGTTGCCGTTGAAGCCGGTCAGGCCGATCTGTTCCTGTCAGGCTATTTGGGGATCGATTTCATCACCAAAGGCGAGGCGGTTTATCGACTCCTTGATGCGGAAGTGACTTTTCATCGCGGGCTGCCTCAGCCCGGCGATACCATCCGCTATGACATAAAAATCCATAATTTCTTCCGCCAGGACCAGACCTACCTGTTCCGTTTCAGTTTTGAAGGAACGGTCAACGGTCAGCCGCTGCTGTCCATGGCCAAAGGCTGCGCCGGCTTTTTCAGCGCGGCGGAACTGGCCGCCGGACGCGGCATCGTTCACACCAAGTTGGATCTGCTGCCGCAACCGGGCAAGCTGCCCGCAGACTGGCAGGAGCCGGTTTCCCTGACTGTGGAATCTTATGATGAAAACCAGATCGATGCCCTCTACCGGGGCGATCTCGTCGCCTGTTTCGGACCGCAGTTTGCCAATCTACCGCTGCAGCGACCATATACGCTGCCGGGCGGGAAGCTGAAGCTGGTCGACCGGGTCACCCGGCTCGATCCCCGCGGCGGGCGTTACGGTATCGGCCAGATCAGCGCCGAGATGGATATCCATCCCGAAGACTGGTTCCTGACCTGTCATTTTGTCGATGACCGGGTCATGCCCGGCACGCTGATGTATGAATGTTGCCTGCATACCCTGCGGATCTATCTGCTGCGCATGGGTTGGATTGGTGAAGAAGGGGAGACCTGGTGCGAACCGGTGCCCGGGGTGACCAGTGGACTGAAGTGCCGCGGTCAGGTCATTGAATCCACTAAAACAGTCACTTATCGGGTCAATATCAAGGAACTCGGCTATGGCCCGGAACCCTATGCAATTGTTGATGCATTGATGTATGCCGATGGGCATCCGATCGTCGAAATACCCGATATGTCGGTCCGCCTGTCCGGTCTGAACCGCGCCAAGATCGAGGCGCTCTGGTCCGGACACCAGCCGACCCGGGCTGCGGACAAGCGCCAGGTTCTGTTTGATACCGAGCGTATCACCGCCTTTGCCATCGGCAACCCCTCCTTTGCTTTCGGCGAGCCCTACCGGGTCTTTGATCAGGAGCGCAAGATCGCCCGGCTGCCCGGGCCGCCGTTCCAGTTTCTGGATCGTATTGTCGCGATCGACGGCGAACCCTGGAAACTGGTGGAGGGAGTGGCGATCGTTGCTGAGTATGACGTGCCGCCGGATGCCTGGTATTTTGCCGCCGGCCGCCAGCCGGATATGCCTTTCAGTGTGCTGTTGGAAATCGGCCTGCAGCCCTGTGGTTGGCTGGCCGCTTACCTTGGCTCGGCGCTGACCAGCTCGGTGGACCTGTCGTTCCGAAATCTCGACGGCAACGCGGTCATGCATCGGCCGGTCACCGCGGCTTCCGGAACTCTGGAGATTGCTGTTAAGATCACTCGCATCGCCAGCAGTGGCGGGATGATCATCCAGGGGTATGATTTTCAGGTCAGTGATCGTCAGGGGCCGGTCTATAGCGGAGACACTCTGTTCGGATTCTTCTCTAAGGAGTCCCTGGCGCAGCAGGTCGGGGTGCGCGGTGCCGTGCTCTATCAGCCGGCCGAAGATGAGTTGGCAATGGCCCGCTCCTTTACCTACCCTGAAGATGCTCCTTTCCCGGCCAGTCAGCTGCGGATGATCGACCGGATCGAGCTGCTGATCGAGCAAGGCGGCCCCCATGGCCTGGGCTATGTGCGCGGTCAGAAAAAGGTGGACCCTGAAGAGTGGTTCTTTAAAGCGCATTTCTATCAGGACCCGGTCTGCCCCGGCTCCCTCGGCCTGGAATCGTTTCTGCAGTTGTTAAAAGCTTTTGCGGCCGCGCATTGGCAAGTGGGCCCGGAAAGCCGTTTTGAGACCGTCGCCTGTGGCATGAAGCACAGTTGGAACTATCGCGGACAGGTTATTCCGACCAACCGCCAGGTCACCGTGGAAGCGATGATCAAGGCGATTGACGAGGAGCAGCGGATCATGACCGCCGACGGCAGTTTGTCCGTCGATGGCAAGGTGATCTACCAGATGCACGATTTTTCCCTCAGGTTGTACCCGGCTGACGGGGAATTGAGTTGAGAGACTTCACCTCCGCCTGATTTCATGTTACAAGAGCTTTCCGTAATCAGATCAACCTTTTGCCCTGAAGCATTGTATAGATGAAATATTCAAGAGTATTTATCGAATCGGTCGGTTATGAGCTGGCCCCGATCGTCATGTCGTCGGCCGAACTGGAACAGCGACTTGCCCCTGTGTACGAGAAATTGCATATCGGTTCGGGGCAGCTGGAAGCGCTGACCGGAATCCGCGAACGGCGCTGGTGGAAACCGAACACCCCGGTCTCCCACGGTGCGATCGCCGCAGCCAAAAAATGCCTCCAGGAACGGAACGTCGCGCCCCAGGATATCGGTGCAGTCGTCTATGCCGGGGTCTGCCGGGAGTATTTCGAACCGGCCACGGCCTGCCAGGTTGCTGCTGCGTTGGGTGTGCAGGGGGATGCTGCGGTTTATGATATTTCCAATGCCTGCCTCGGCGTGCTCAACGGCGTTCTTGATATTGCCAACCGCATCGAACTGGGTCAGATTCGCTGCGGCCTGGTCGTAGCCTGTGAAAGTTCACGGGAAATCAACGAGATCATGATCCAGCAGATGCTTGACAATCCGACCATGGAATTGTTTACCACGTCGCTGGCCACCTTGACCGGTGGTTCCGGCGCCGCCGCTGTACTGCTGACCGACGGTTCTTTTGCTCCGTCGCGGCGTCCCCGGCTGCTGGGCGGCGTGAATATCGCCGAACCACAGTTCAACGAGCTGTGCCGCTGGGGGATCCGCAAGGAAGCGGACGGTTCCCATTCCCCGTTTATGCGCACTGACGCGGTTTCCGTCATGAAGCATGGCGTGGAATTGGGCAAGCGCACCTGGGAAGTTTTCTCCCGGGAGCTGGGGCTCAGCCCGGAGCGTATCGACCGGGTCATTTGCCATCAGGTCGGCGAGGCCCATCAGAAGCTGATCCTGCAGACCCTGGGGATTGCCCCTGACAAGGATTTTCCCACCTTTGAATTTCTCGGTAATATGGGGACCGTGTCTTTGCCGATTACTGCCGCGATCGCTAAAGAGCGGGATATGATCCGCCCCGGCAACCTGGTCGGTTTCCTGGGGATCGGTAGCGGTCTGAACTGCCTGATGATGGCCATCCAATGGTAGTGGATTCGCAACTGCAGCAGGCCGGATATCCGTTTACCAGTCATTTTCTGGATCTGAACGGACTGCAATACCATTATCTTGACGAAGGGCAGGGGGAGGCGGTGGTCATGCTCCACGGCAACCCGTCCTGGTCCTTCTATTACCGGAACCTGGTTCGCGAGCTGCGGTCGACCCACCGGGTGATTGTGCCCGATCATATTGGTTGCGGCCTGTCGGATAAACCCGCCGACTCCCAGTATTCCTATCGGCTCGAACAGCGGGTTGCGGATCTTGATGCGCTGCTTAACAGCCTTGACCTGCCCGCCAAACTGACCCTGGTTGTCCACGACTGGGGCGGGATGATCGGCATGGCCTGGGCGGCCGCAAACCCGGAGCGGATCGCCCGACTGGTGATCTTCAATACCGCCGCGTTCCCGTTGCCGGAAGGCAAGAAGTTCCCCCTGGCGTTGAAGATCTGCCGGGACACTCAATTTGGGGCTTTTCTGGTACAGGGACTGAATATCTTCGCCCGCGGGGCGGCCTGGGTCGGTTGTAAGCGCCGGCGCATGTCGGCTGAATTGCGCAAAGCTTATTGCAGCCCTTATGACAGCTGGCACAACCGCGTGGCGACCCTGCGCTTTGTGCAGGATATCCCCTTAGCTGCGGACGATCCCGGTTTCGACCTGATCCACCGGGTCGGGCAGGCCTTGCCGCAGTTCGCCCAGGTGCCGACCTGTATCTGCTGGGGTGAGAAAGATTTTGTGTTTGACCGGTATTTTCTTGAAAAATGGCAGGAATACCTGCCCCAGGCCGAGGTTCATTCCTTTGCCGATTGCGGTCATTACATTCTCGAAGATGCCGCGGACGAGATTCTGCCCCTGGTCAAACAATTCTTATTGGCCAATCCCGTCGCAACTGCTGCCAAGTCATCATGAATGCGGACAGTGACTATAATATAGCGTCTTATCTACCGCGCATGGCCGCGCTCCAACCGGAGATTCCGGCGGTTCATTTTCCCCTTGGCAAGCAGGCTGGCAGGGAAGCCGATTATCTGACCCTGAGCTACCGGGAGCTGAATGAGCGAAGTGACCGGATTGCAGTGGGACTTGAGCGTATCGGCATCCGGCGCGGGTTGAGGACCGTGCTCATGGTCAAGCCGAGCCCGGATTTTTTCGCCCTGACCTTTGCCCTGTTC
The Pelobacter seleniigenes DSM 18267 DNA segment above includes these coding regions:
- a CDS encoding type I polyketide synthase; translation: MPLAQSVAIVGVGGEFPASPTLDRFWDNIVHNVNTASEPPAGRWLLSADEAYDARVGVPDRVYSRKACFLDPATDSAEIPGLGIDAGFLARLDPMFRLLLRVGQQTLADVRGKKPRPAQSGIIIGNLALPSEKSSALARAFLGQTFVEQLSAERQLSLPEHQLEPLNHYVAGLPASLLARAIGFQRTCFTVDAACASSLYAIKLAVDELLSGRADAMLAGGLSRPDSLYTQMGFSQLRALSPSGTCSPFDRNGNGLVVGEGCGLVLLKRTQDAVRDGDRIYAVIRGIGLSNDLGGNLLAPAAEGQLRAMRDAYKQAGWTPDVVDLIECHATGTPVGDAVEFSSLSQLWQDSSWRPGQCVIGSAKANIGHLLTAAGSAALLKTLVAMKSEILPPTVNFAEPAAGIDLDSSPFRILKRSEHWERRAGQPRRAAVSAFGFGGINAHLLIEEWRPAAGKRNPVRIHPSSKKKQQPVAIVGMATHFGDLDSLDKFARQLFQDATPRSPEAVTNWWGAETSRWLRQTLPDSVAAQGYPLTEVSAVAGEFRIPPLELAEMLPRQLAMLKVAAAALADADLTAADLLFAGVFIGCGLDLNATNFSFRWALEKYAPRWAQELGLELDEQQMGEWIAQLRTAAGPALSANRTMGALGSTVASRVAKEFRIGGPSFTLSSEETSGLSALQAGIHALQEGSITRAIVGAVDFAADLRAVLSRQLGGTLAEDTLIGEGAAALVLKRLADAKQDGDRIYAVISGIDSVIAGSPEQQGRDDDSWLGSLQGACAHAGIKPCQLDAVISGSSGPAAFLNRDVAGLNKLLADRDDNRPWSLSAVVDYIGDSGGAGGLAAVVQAALCLHRRLLSGTATGAAVQAAASGNCWTPQAPQYWLHNRVRGPRRMLVSDLGFDHSALHAVLEEYQGPEQERAELSDGLTLPAAEALFVIEGDSPAQLLDGLAQLQDLVRALTGKPLAVMARRWFEAHPPQPQLPLCISLVSAAEQELNELISYAEQALRSNPEQSLGRQSGHGDGNGTLLPPALRERIFYSADPLTRQGKVAFVFPGSGNHFAGMGRELSLFRPDIYATQEQSSQLLADQYQPWRFWNQELQSQLHEDHNALVISHVALCTALHDLLRNFNIHPQMISGYSLGESSGLFSSGAWRERDGMLKRLKTSALFTDELAGACQAARRVWNLPAHEPVDWSLGIVNVPADKVRSLLQGRDRVYLLIVNTYRECVIGGQRTEVERLVRDLGCHFIPLQGVTTVHCEVTKAVAEAYRRLHLFEVTPPPGIDYYSCALGKKYPLTSANAADVILAQALDTIDYPRVIEQLYADGARLFLEVGPGNSCSRMINSILAERPHLSRSLCAPGVAEATQLLRLLAHCLAERVPVDFAQLYPVTKTQPENIAARDNRKIAIRSGGEAFSPQLPDVKYVKKTVTNESVIDKMDEEIIRPIKSPQAAPEAAPEAGMGGGVAATMTRLLQSGAAAHEAYLNFAKSMEQALSSNIRQQLGLLQQFEASGQSLPEDLFPAAPLSADDKQPSAAAPSPPQPESVPVAFDRAMCLEFAIGSVGKMLGPDFAAVDQFPTRVRLPDEPLMLVDRILSVEGEPKSMTQGRVVTEHDVTPERWYLDGLRIPTCVAVEAGQADLFLSGYLGIDFITKGEAVYRLLDAEVTFHRGLPQPGDTIRYDIKIHNFFRQDQTYLFRFSFEGTVNGQPLLSMAKGCAGFFSAAELAAGRGIVHTKLDLLPQPGKLPADWQEPVSLTVESYDENQIDALYRGDLVACFGPQFANLPLQRPYTLPGGKLKLVDRVTRLDPRGGRYGIGQISAEMDIHPEDWFLTCHFVDDRVMPGTLMYECCLHTLRIYLLRMGWIGEEGETWCEPVPGVTSGLKCRGQVIESTKTVTYRVNIKELGYGPEPYAIVDALMYADGHPIVEIPDMSVRLSGLNRAKIEALWSGHQPTRAADKRQVLFDTERITAFAIGNPSFAFGEPYRVFDQERKIARLPGPPFQFLDRIVAIDGEPWKLVEGVAIVAEYDVPPDAWYFAAGRQPDMPFSVLLEIGLQPCGWLAAYLGSALTSSVDLSFRNLDGNAVMHRPVTAASGTLEIAVKITRIASSGGMIIQGYDFQVSDRQGPVYSGDTLFGFFSKESLAQQVGVRGAVLYQPAEDELAMARSFTYPEDAPFPASQLRMIDRIELLIEQGGPHGLGYVRGQKKVDPEEWFFKAHFYQDPVCPGSLGLESFLQLLKAFAAAHWQVGPESRFETVACGMKHSWNYRGQVIPTNRQVTVEAMIKAIDEEQRIMTADGSLSVDGKVIYQMHDFSLRLYPADGELS
- a CDS encoding 3-oxoacyl-ACP synthase III yields the protein MKYSRVFIESVGYELAPIVMSSAELEQRLAPVYEKLHIGSGQLEALTGIRERRWWKPNTPVSHGAIAAAKKCLQERNVAPQDIGAVVYAGVCREYFEPATACQVAAALGVQGDAAVYDISNACLGVLNGVLDIANRIELGQIRCGLVVACESSREINEIMIQQMLDNPTMELFTTSLATLTGGSGAAAVLLTDGSFAPSRRPRLLGGVNIAEPQFNELCRWGIRKEADGSHSPFMRTDAVSVMKHGVELGKRTWEVFSRELGLSPERIDRVICHQVGEAHQKLILQTLGIAPDKDFPTFEFLGNMGTVSLPITAAIAKERDMIRPGNLVGFLGIGSGLNCLMMAIQW
- a CDS encoding alpha/beta fold hydrolase encodes the protein MVVDSQLQQAGYPFTSHFLDLNGLQYHYLDEGQGEAVVMLHGNPSWSFYYRNLVRELRSTHRVIVPDHIGCGLSDKPADSQYSYRLEQRVADLDALLNSLDLPAKLTLVVHDWGGMIGMAWAAANPERIARLVIFNTAAFPLPEGKKFPLALKICRDTQFGAFLVQGLNIFARGAAWVGCKRRRMSAELRKAYCSPYDSWHNRVATLRFVQDIPLAADDPGFDLIHRVGQALPQFAQVPTCICWGEKDFVFDRYFLEKWQEYLPQAEVHSFADCGHYILEDAADEILPLVKQFLLANPVATAAKSS